A stretch of Oryza brachyantha chromosome 4, ObraRS2, whole genome shotgun sequence DNA encodes these proteins:
- the LOC102713263 gene encoding uncharacterized protein LOC102713263 has protein sequence MSYFQATTYKPHNGIVVDKLAVRLGSTCKLLHQRAICSHFSRSSKLREHVYPRLLVAACHQGIDPLYASSGKENSERVNDPFSMESLNKAIAGAKKPWSIQDMLMAQISKIKGSGSGGNGGNKNRYGGSGDGSEDESLTESLYEMFQVLLATIAFILMYIHIIRGEELYRLGRDYTRYLVTGKRTSRLKRAMLNWHNFSEGITKKDSTQEETFEGSITSEPMWWQQPLKFVHRIEELCRGYLRPHVQES, from the exons ATGAGCTACTTCCAGGCTACAACATACAAGCCTCATAATGGAATTGTTGTGGACAAGTTAGCAGTACGTCTTGGGAGTACTTGCAAATTACTTCATCAACGTGCCATATGTTCGCATTTCTCTAGATCCAGCAAGCTTCGAGAGCATGTATACCCAAGGCTTCTTGTTGCTGCTTGCCATCAAGGGATTGATCCTTTATATGCCTCAAGTGGGAAGGAAAACTCTGAGCGTGTCAATGAT CCATTCTCAATGGAATCTTTGAACAAAGCTATAGCCGGAGCTAAAAAACCATGGTCCATACAAGACATGCTGATGGCTCAAATTTCCAAGATTAAAGGGTCTGGCTCTGGTGGAAATGGTGGTAATAAAAACCGTTATGGAGGCAGTGGTGATGGTTCAGAGGACGAATCTTTGACGGAGTCATTATATGAAATGTTCCAAGTTTTGTTGGCAACTATTGCTTTTATACTTATG TACATCCATATAATAAGAGGAGAGGAGTTATACCGCCTTGGCAGGGACTACACTAGATACTTGGTTACTGGTAAGAGAACTTCCCGACTGAAACGTGCCATGCTAAACTGGCACAATTTCTCCGAGGGCATCACCAAGAAGGATAGCACACAAGAGGAGACATTTGAAGGATCAATTACTTCTGAACCCATGTGGTGGCAACAGCCCCTCAAGTTTGTTCATCGTATAGAGGAACTTTGCAGGGGCTATTTGCGCCCTCATGTGCAGGAATCGTAG
- the LOC102713895 gene encoding chitinase 5-like, translating to MANSPTPTVLAFLALGLALLLPAAAQNCGCQPNLCCSKYGYCGTGNEYCGEGCRSGPCSGSGSGGNTGVPVDSVVTEAFFNGIKNKAPNSCAGKNFYTRQSFLNAAGSYSGFAKGRSNDDSKREIAAFFAHVTHETGSMCYIEEINGASRNYCDSSNRQWPCQPGKGYFGRGPLQISWNYNYGPAGQSIGFDGLRNPERVAQDPVVAFKTALWFWMNNVHQVMPQGFGATIRAINGALECNGKNSGAVNARVNYYRDYCRQFGVDPGGNLSC from the exons ATGGCGAACTCACCGACGCCAACAGTGCTGGCGTTCCTGGCTCTTGGGCTGGCGCTCCTACTCCCTGCGGCCGCGCAGAACTGCGGCTGTCAGCCCAACTTGTGCTGCAGCAAATATGGGTACTGCGGCACGGGCAACGAGTACTGCGGTGAAGGGTGCCGCTCCGGCCCGTGCTCTGGGAGCGGCAGCGGAGGCAACACCGGCGTGCCTGTGGATAGCGTGGTCACCGAGGCGTTCTTCAACGGGATCAAGAACAAGGCCCCGAACAGCTGCGCCGGCAAGAACTTCTACACGCGGCAATCGTTCCTGAACGCCGCCGGCTCCTACTCGGGCTTTGCCAAGGGCCGCTCCAACGACGACTCCAAGCGCGAGATCGCCGCCTTCTTCGCGCACGTCACGCACGAGACCGGAA GTATGTGCTACATCGAGGAGATAAACGGGGCGAGCAGGAACTACTGCGACAGCAGCAACAGGCAGTGGCCGTGCCAGCCGGGGAAGGGGTACTTCGGGCGCGGGCCGCTGCAGATCTCGTGGAACTACAACTACGGGCCGGCGGGGCAGAGCATCGGGTTCGACGGGCTGAGGAACCCGGAGAGGGTGGCGCAGGACCCGGTGGTCGCCTTCAAGACGGCGCTCTGGTTCTGGATGAACAACGTGCACCAGGTGATGCCGCAGGGGTTCGGCGCAACCATCAGGGCCATCAACGGCGCGCTCGAGTGCAACGGCAAGAACTCCGGCGCCGTCAACGCCAGGGTGAACTACTACAGGGACTACTGCCGCCAGTTCGGCGTCGACCCCGGCGGCAACCTCTCCTGCTAA
- the LOC102714172 gene encoding uncharacterized protein LOC102714172, which yields MVANNGAPVVALLLLLVSAAARAAGDGLLQNGNFEYSPNKSQMNGTRVMGEYAIPYWKVTGFVEYIASGQKQGDMLLTVPEGAHAVRLGNEASIQQQISVTRGMYYSITFSAARTCAQSEKLNVSVAPGPESGELPIQTVYTSSGWDSYAWAFKAKRGLVSLIIHNHGEDDDPACGPLIDSVAIKTLYPPQATQNNMLKNGDFEEGPYVFPNARWGVLLPPNTEDEHSPLPGWMVLSYTKAVKYVDSAHFAVPHGARAVELVSGLETALMQEVPTVPGRSYRLEFSVGDAGDSCVGSLQVRAYAGEGCTTVPYNSQGTGGHTRASLEFAAVADVTRVVFVSSSYITKWDGTLCGPVVDDVSLVCVSQQAPPSRRLLRL from the exons ATGGTGGCCAATAACGGCGCGCCTGTTGTCgcgctgctgttgctgctagTCTCCGCGGCTGCTCGAGCTGCAGGCGACG GTCTGCTGCAGAACGGCAACTTCGAGTACTCGCCGAACAAGTCCCAGATGAACGGCACGAGGGTGATGGGGGAGTACGCGATCCCGTACTGGAAGGTCACCGGGTTCGTGGAGTACATCGCGTCCGGGCAGAAGCAGGGAGACATGCTCCTGACGGTGCCGGAGGGCGCGCACGCCGTGCGGCTGGGGAACGAGGCCTCCATCCAGCAGCAGATCAGCGTGACCCGCGGCATGTACTACTCCATCACCTTCAGCGCGGCGCGCACCTGCGCGCAGTCCGAGAAGCTGAACGTGTCGGTGGCTCCCGGCCCCGAGTCCGGCGAGCTCCCCATCCAGACGGTGTACACCAGCAGCGGCTGGGACTCGTACGCCTGGGCGTTCAAGGCCAAGCGCGGCCTCGTGTCGCTCATCATCCACAaccacggcgaggacgacgacccCGCGTGCGGCCCGCTCATCGACTCCGTCGCCATCAAGACCCTGTACCCTCCTCAGGCCACGCAGA aTAATATGCTGAAGAACGGGGACTTCGAGGAGGGGCCGTACGTCTTCCCGAACGCGAGGTGGGGCGTGCTCCTGCCGCCCAACACCGAGGACGAGCACTCGCCGCTGCCGGGGTGGATGGTGCTGTCGTACACGAAGGCCGTCAAGTACGTCGACTCCGCGCACTTCGCCGTTCCCCACGGCGCGCGCGCCGTGGAGCTGGTGTCCGGGCTCGAGACGGCGCTGATGCAGGAGGTGCCCACCGTGCCGGGGAGGTCGTACAGGCTGGAGTTCTCGGTCGGGGACGCCGGCGACAGCTGCGTGGGGTCCTTGCAGGTGCGAGCGTACGCGGGAGAGGGGTGCACGACCGTGCCGTACAACTCCCAGGGCACGGGCGGGCACACGCGCGCGTCGCTCGAGTTCGCGGCCGTCGCGGACGTCACGCGGGTGGTGTTCGTCAGCTCGTCGTACATCACCAAGTGGGACGGGACGCTGTGCGGgcccgtcgtcgacgacgtctCGCTCGTCTGCGTGTCCCAGCAAGCGCCGCCTTCCCGTCGATTGCTTCGTCTCTGA
- the LOC102718925 gene encoding uncharacterized protein LOC102718925 — translation MKRKIEMVQSTGCVRLLLLVSVAAQSASAISYGLLPNGNFEEAPDESQMNGTRVTGRYAIPKWEISGFVEYIGSGQKQGDMLLPVPEGAYAVRLGNEASIQQKLGLTRGMHYSITFSAARTCAQSEVLNVTVSPESGDLPIQTVYTSSGWDSYSWAFKAKHSVVTLIVHNVGVSDDAACGPLIDSFAIKTLQLPQRTKGNMLKNGGFEEGPYIFPNTSWGVLVPPRDEDDYSPLSPWAVLSSTKSVKCIDSAHYSVPGGARAVELLSGMETALVQEVSTVPGRSYRLEFSVGDAGDGCAGSLAVQAYASRGSVKVPYQSQGTGGHKRGVLEFTATEKRTRVVFVSMAYTMKTDGTLCGPVIDDASLVTVRTHRRLFL, via the exons ATGAAAAGGAAAATCGAGATGGTGCAAAGCACCGGCTGCGTCAGGCTGCTCCTGCTCGTCAGCGTTGCTGCTCAATCGGCTTCGGCTATCTCCTATG GCTTGCTGCCGAATGGCAACTTCGAGGAGGCGCCGGACGAGTCGCAGATGAACGGCACGAGGGTGACGGGGCGCTACGCGATACCGAAGTGGGAGATCTCCGGGTTCGTGGAGTACATCGGGTCGGGCCAGAAGCAGGGTGACATGCTCCTGCCGGTGCCGGAGGGCGCGTACGCCGTGCGGCTGGGCAACGAGGCGTCCATCCAGCAAAAACTCGGCCTGACGCGGGGCATGCACTACTCCATCACATTCAGCGCCGCGCGCACCTGCGCCCAGTCCGAGGTGCTCAACGTGACGGTCAGCCCCGAGTCCGGTGATCTCCCCATCCAGACGGTGTACACCAGCAGCGGCTGGGACTCCTACTCATGGGCCTTCAAGGCCAAGCATAGCGTCGTGACGCTCATCGTCCACAACGTCGGTGTCTCCGACGACGCAGCATGCGGCCCCCTCATCGACTCGTTCGCCATCAAAACCCTGCAACTTCCTCAACGCACCAAAG GTAACATGCTGAAGAATGGGGGCTTCGAGGAGGGCCCGTACATCTTCCCCAACACGTCCTGGGGCGTGCTGGTGCCACCGAGGGACGAGGACGACTACTCGCCGCTGTCCCCGTGGGCGGTCCTGTCGTCCACCAAGTCCGTCAAGTGCATTGACTCGGCGCACTACTCAGTGCCGGGCGGCGCCCGCGCGGTTGAGCTGTTGTCCGGCATGGAGACGGCGCTGGTGCAGGAGGTGAGCACCGTGCCCGGGCGGTCGTACAGGCTGGAGTTCTCCGTCggggacgccggcgacgggtgCGCCGGGTCCCTGGCCGTCCAGGCGTACGCGTCGCGCGGGAGCGTGAAGGTGCCGTACCAGTCGCAGGGCACGGGCGGGCACAAGCGCGGGGTGCTCGAGTTCACGGCGACGGAGAAGCGGACGCGCGTGGTGTTCGTCAGCATGGCCTACACCATGAAGACCGATGGCACGCTGTGTGGGCCCGTCATCGACGACGCGTCGCTCGTCACCGTTCGCACTCATCGCCGGTTATTTCTGTAA
- the LOC102719203 gene encoding uncharacterized protein LOC102719203, translated as MTGTARRVVALLCLLIGLPARAQADSAVNDGLLPNGNFEDGPDKSQLNGTVVTGRYSIPNWEISGFVEYIESGHNEKDMIVAVPEGARAVRLGNDATIRQKLSVTRRAYYSITFSAARTCAQKERLNVSVTPEFGVLPIQTVYTSSGWDSYSWAFKAKHSAVWLSFHNPGEEEDPACGPLIDSVAIKTLYPPRRTKGNMLKNGDLEEGPYIFPDAGWGGLVPPIFEDEHSPLPGWMIMSDTKAVKCVDSAHHAVPQGARAVELVVGRETALVQEVATVPGRPYRLSFSVGDAGNGCRDSLAVEAYAARAALKVPYESRGTGGHKLAQLEFAAVANLTRVVFRSFNYHTKPDGTLCGPLVDDISLVRGRRRAARL; from the exons ATGACCGGGACCGCGCGTCGCGTCGTGGCGCTGCTCTGCTTGCTCATCGGCTTGCCCGCTCGCGCTCAGGCTGATTCAGCCGTAAACGACG GCTTGCTACCAAATGGCAACTTCGAGGACGGACCGGACAAGTCCCAGCTGAACGGCACGGTGGTGACGGGGCGCTACTCCATACCGAACTGGGAGATCTCGGGGTTCGTGGAGTACATCGAGTCCGGCCACAATGAGAAGGACATGATCGTGGCGGTGCCGGAGGGCGCGCGCGCCGTGCGGCTGGGCAATGACGCCACTATCCGGCAGAAGCTTAGCGTGACGCGGCGCGCGTACTACTCCATCACTTTCAGCGCGGCGCGCACCTGCGCCCAGAAGGAGAGGCTGAACGTGTCCGTCACACCGGAGTTCGGCGTGCTCCCCATCCAGACCGTGTATACCAGCAGCGGCTGGGACTCGTACTCCTGGGCCTTCAAGGCCAAGCACAGCGCCGTGTGGCTCTCCTTCCACAAccccggcgaggaggaggacccgGCGTGCGGCCCGCTCATTGACTCCGTTGCAATCAAGACCCTCTACCCTCCGCGTCGCACTAAGG GGAACATGTTGAAAAACGGAGACTTGGAGGAGGGGCCGTACATCTTCCCGGACGCGGGGTGGGGTGGGCTGGTGCCGCCGATCTTCGAGGACGAGCACTCGCCGCTGCCGGGGTGGATGATCATGTCGGACACGAAGGCCGTCAAGTGCGTGGACTCGGCGCATCACGCGGTGCCGCAGGGCGCGCGCGCCGTGGAGCTGGTGGTCGGCAGGGAGACCGCGCTGGTGCAGGAGGTGGCGACCGTGCCCGGGCGACCGTACAGGCTATCGTTCTCCGTCGGGGACGCCGGCAACGGGTGCAGGGACTCGCTGGCCGTGGAGGCGtacgcggcgcgcgcggcgctcAAGGTGCCGTACGAGTCGCGGGGCACTGGCGGGCACAAGCTCGCCCAGCTCGAGTTCGCGGCGGTCGCGAACCTCACGCGCGTGGTGTTCCGGAGCTTCAACTACCACACGAAGCCGGACGGGACGCTGTGCGGGCCTCTCGTGGATGACATCTCCCTCGTCcgcgggcgcaggcgcgcTGCTCGCCTGTAA